The stretch of DNA CGGGGAGAGTCGCTCGCGCTCGCCGCAGCGCAGCTCCCCCAGCTGGTCGCGCAGCCGCGTGAGGGGGATCAGCCCCCGATTGACCGCCAGCAGGTTGAGCGCCACCAGCATCACCAGCACCGCCGCGGCGATGCCGCCGACCCACCAATGCAGCCGGTGGAGGCCCGCCTCGACCTGGGAGAAGTCCTCGCCGATCAGCAGCACGCCGGGCTCGCCGTCGAGCATGAACGCCTGACGATGGACCAGCAGGTGCTGGCCATCCTCCCGCACCTCGACCAGGCGCCTGGTCGAGGTCTCGAGCAGCGGCTCCAGCGCCGCCTGCCAGTGCGGGTCGGAGGCCGACAGCTCGTCACCGAGGCGCAGCACGTAGAGGTGGTGGAAGACCTGGAAGCCGCGACTGGCCGACTCCAGCACGCCGGCAATGCCGCGCTCCTCGCGGCGCAGCTGCTCGATGGCGTGGGCCGCCTCGCGCTCCAGGCGTGCGCCGAGGAAGTCGCGGGCCAGGTCGTTGAGCAGGATGCCGTGGAGCAGCCAGGTCATCCCGGTCACCACCAGGGCGATGCCCGAAAGCCAGGCGAGCAGCCGAACGCGCAGGCTGCGTCGATCAACGCGCCACGAAGACATAGCCCTGGCCGCGTCGGGTCTGGATGATCGCCTTGCCGAGGTAGCGCCGCAGCCGCGCGATGTAGACCTCGATGAGGTTGGGTGCCGCGGCGTCCTGCTCCAGGGCGTAGAGCTGATGGAGCAGCTGCTCCTTGGAGAGCACCCGCCCGGGGTGGTGCATGAAGTAGCGCAGCAGCAGGAACTCGGTGCCGGTGAGCGACTGCCAGGGGCCGTCGTCGAGGCGCACGCAGCGATTCGCCTCGTCCAGCGAGACGCCGCTCTGGGTCAGTTGCTGGGAGAGTCGCCCCGACTTGCGGCGCAGCAGCGCCATGATCCGGGCGATGAGCTCGGCGTCGTGGAAGGGCTTGGTCAGGTAGTCGTCGGCGCCGCTCTCGAGGCCGATCACCTTGTCTTCCCAGGTGTCGCGGGCGGTGAGGATCAGCACCGGCAGGTCATGGCCGGTCTG from Halomonas aestuarii encodes:
- a CDS encoding response regulator transcription factor; amino-acid sequence: MKLLLLEDDDLLAESLVECLRDNGYRTDLATSLHVAGSLMATEQYELAILDLGLPDGSGLALLKQWRQTGHDLPVLILTARDTWEDKVIGLESGADDYLTKPFHDAELIARIMALLRRKSGRLSQQLTQSGVSLDEANRCVRLDDGPWQSLTGTEFLLLRYFMHHPGRVLSKEQLLHQLYALEQDAAAPNLIEVYIARLRRYLGKAIIQTRRGQGYVFVAR